Proteins found in one Acinetobacter sp. XH1741 genomic segment:
- the cysD gene encoding sulfate adenylyltransferase subunit CysD, whose protein sequence is MTESRLTHLKQLEAESIHIIREVAAEFENPVMLYSIGKDSAVMLHLALKAFYPAKLPFPLLHVDTGWKFKDMIAFRDNMAKTHGFDLIVHQNKEGREAGINPFDHGSSKYTDIMKTQALKQALDKYQFDAAFGGARRDEEKSRAKERVYSFRDSKHRWDPKNQRPELWNLYNGKVNKGESIRVFPLSNWTELDIWQYIYLENIQIVPLYFSAVRPVVERSGTLIMVDDERMRLKEGEVPQMKSVRFRTLGCYPLTGAVESEADTLPEIIQEMLLATSSERQGRMIDHDEAGSMEKKKQEGYF, encoded by the coding sequence ATGACTGAATCAAGACTTACGCACCTCAAGCAACTTGAAGCTGAAAGTATTCATATTATCCGTGAAGTTGCGGCAGAATTTGAAAATCCAGTTATGCTTTACTCAATTGGTAAAGACTCGGCTGTAATGCTTCATCTTGCATTGAAAGCATTTTACCCTGCTAAGCTTCCTTTTCCTTTACTACACGTAGATACAGGTTGGAAGTTTAAAGACATGATCGCATTTCGCGATAACATGGCGAAAACGCATGGCTTTGATTTAATTGTGCATCAGAACAAAGAAGGTCGTGAAGCAGGAATCAATCCATTTGATCATGGTAGCTCAAAATATACAGATATTATGAAAACCCAAGCTTTAAAACAGGCTTTGGATAAATATCAATTTGATGCTGCTTTTGGGGGGGCACGTCGTGATGAAGAAAAATCACGTGCCAAAGAGCGTGTGTATTCATTCCGTGATAGCAAACACCGTTGGGACCCTAAAAACCAACGTCCTGAACTTTGGAATCTTTACAATGGTAAAGTGAACAAAGGCGAAAGTATTCGTGTATTCCCATTATCAAACTGGACAGAGTTGGATATCTGGCAATATATCTATTTAGAAAATATTCAAATTGTTCCTCTTTATTTCTCTGCTGTACGTCCTGTGGTTGAGCGTAGCGGTACGCTCATTATGGTAGATGATGAACGTATGCGTTTAAAAGAGGGTGAAGTTCCGCAAATGAAGTCTGTACGTTTCCGTACACTTGGCTGTTACCCATTGACTGGTGCGGTTGAGTCTGAAGCTGATACATTGCCTGAAATTATTCAGGAAATGCTTTTGGCGACAAGTTCTGAGCGTCAAGGTCGTATGATTGACCATGATGAAGCAGGCTCAATGGAAAAGAAAAAGCAAGAAGGCTATTTCTAA
- the cysN gene encoding sulfate adenylyltransferase subunit CysN codes for MSHQSDLISQDILAYLKQHEQKDLLRFLTCGNVDDGKSTLIGRLLYDSKLIYEDQLQAVTRDSKKVGTTGDAPDLALLVDGLQAEREQGITIDVAYRYFSTEKRKFIIADTPGHEQYTRNMATGASTADLAIILIDARYGVQTQTRRHTFIASLLGIKNIVVAINKMDLVEYSPERFNEIQIEYDAFVSQLGERRPANILFVPISALNGDNVVNPSAHTPWYKGQTLMSILESVEISRESNKHEFRFPVQYVNRPNLDFRGFAGTVALGEIKVGDEIVALPSGKRSTVKEIVTFDGNLEQAVAGQAVTLTLNDEIDISRGNVLVRAGEQPLISRSVRASVVWMNEHPLVKGKLYNIKIGTQTVPAKVTNIHYRVNVNTLEHTQVEELELNAIADVVVEFDAPVVFDQYQDSRYTGSFIFIDRLSNVTVGAGMIEAAVEWTAHSNPVTAEDRAARLGQKPAVIGVSVPLIEKAQALESLLIQQGVVAIAKASLTAEQLVLLRETGVVIITTSVDGIDTEITAETVEEAVEKIVELVRL; via the coding sequence ATGTCTCATCAATCAGACTTAATCAGCCAAGACATTCTGGCTTATTTAAAACAACATGAACAAAAAGACCTTTTACGCTTTTTGACTTGCGGTAACGTAGACGATGGTAAAAGTACTTTAATTGGTCGCTTACTTTACGATTCAAAATTGATCTATGAAGATCAATTACAAGCCGTAACCCGTGATAGTAAAAAAGTCGGTACGACGGGTGATGCACCAGACTTGGCATTACTTGTAGACGGTTTACAAGCTGAGCGTGAGCAAGGTATTACCATTGATGTGGCGTATCGTTATTTTTCGACTGAAAAGCGTAAATTTATTATTGCTGATACACCGGGACATGAACAATATACCCGTAACATGGCAACTGGTGCATCGACCGCTGATCTTGCAATCATTTTGATTGATGCGCGCTATGGGGTTCAAACGCAAACCCGTCGCCATACGTTTATTGCAAGTTTGCTTGGTATCAAAAATATTGTTGTTGCCATTAATAAAATGGACTTGGTTGAATATTCTCCTGAACGTTTTAATGAAATTCAGATTGAATATGATGCGTTTGTAAGCCAATTAGGTGAGCGCCGCCCAGCCAATATTTTGTTTGTTCCAATTTCTGCTTTAAATGGCGATAACGTTGTAAATCCATCTGCTCATACTCCTTGGTACAAGGGTCAAACCTTAATGAGTATTCTTGAGTCTGTAGAAATTAGCCGCGAATCAAACAAACACGAGTTCCGTTTCCCTGTTCAGTATGTGAACCGTCCAAACCTCGACTTCCGTGGTTTTGCTGGTACTGTTGCTTTAGGTGAAATTAAAGTAGGTGACGAAATTGTAGCGTTGCCTTCTGGTAAGCGTTCTACGGTTAAGGAAATTGTTACTTTTGACGGTAATCTTGAGCAGGCAGTTGCAGGTCAAGCAGTTACATTAACGTTAAATGACGAAATTGATATTAGCCGCGGTAACGTGCTAGTTCGTGCAGGTGAGCAGCCATTAATCTCAAGAAGTGTTCGTGCTTCAGTGGTATGGATGAATGAACACCCGCTTGTAAAAGGTAAGTTGTATAACATTAAGATTGGTACTCAAACTGTTCCAGCAAAAGTGACCAATATTCACTACCGTGTGAACGTAAATACACTCGAGCATACTCAGGTAGAAGAGCTTGAGTTAAATGCGATTGCCGATGTGGTAGTTGAGTTTGATGCTCCAGTAGTATTTGACCAATATCAAGATTCACGTTACACAGGCTCGTTTATTTTTATTGACCGTTTAAGTAACGTGACTGTGGGTGCCGGGATGATAGAGGCGGCTGTAGAATGGACTGCTCATAGCAATCCTGTTACTGCTGAAGACCGTGCTGCTCGTTTAGGTCAAAAACCTGCGGTTATTGGTGTTTCTGTACCATTAATTGAAAAAGCTCAAGCCTTAGAAAGTTTGCTAATCCAGCAAGGCGTAGTTGCAATCGCGAAAGCAAGCTTAACAGCTGAGCAATTGGTTCTATTACGTGAGACAGGTGTTGTAATTATTACAACTTCTGTGGATGGTATAGATACAGAGATAACTGCTGAAACGGTAGAAGAAGCAGTAGAAAAAATTGTGGAATTGGTTCGTCTTTAA
- a CDS encoding DUF2239 family protein, protein MNTKITYTAFTGSTLIASDSLVELAKKIKDRPKTTENILIFNDQTGQQIDLDLSGSEQEFQQRYAEPEEIKKVGRPKLGVISREITLQKKHWDWLDQQSASASAVIRKLIDKELNNPNSEGNIMLTKQAIDRFMSAMLGNMPNYEEATRALYQGDRDTFLKMIQSYPKDLREYLTSKTQSIF, encoded by the coding sequence ATGAATACTAAAATCACTTATACTGCTTTCACCGGAAGCACGCTTATTGCGAGTGACTCCCTTGTCGAACTTGCAAAAAAAATCAAAGATCGTCCTAAAACAACAGAAAATATTCTGATTTTTAATGATCAAACAGGTCAACAAATTGATCTTGATCTTTCTGGTTCGGAACAAGAATTTCAACAGCGCTATGCTGAACCGGAAGAAATTAAAAAAGTTGGTCGACCTAAACTTGGAGTAATTTCGCGTGAAATCACTTTACAGAAAAAACATTGGGATTGGTTAGATCAACAAAGTGCGAGTGCATCAGCAGTTATTCGCAAATTAATTGATAAAGAGTTAAATAATCCAAATTCTGAAGGCAATATTATGCTGACCAAACAAGCCATCGACCGTTTTATGTCTGCCATGTTAGGCAATATGCCAAATTATGAGGAAGCAACACGCGCCTTATATCAAGGTGATCGAGATACATTCTTAAAGATGATTCAAAGCTATCCTAAAGATTTGAGAGAATATTTAACTTCAAAAACTCAAAGTATTTTCTAA
- a CDS encoding CitMHS family transporter, with protein MLTLLGVGMILCFMYLIMSKRLSPIIALILIPFIFSLIAWGLGHYFESLSHIELKGLSEMMLEGIKKLAPTGVMLLFAILYFALMIDAGLFDPPVKWILKKVKGDPLKITLGTVFLTTLVSLDGDGSTTYMICVAAMLPLYQRLGMNTLIMTALMLLCSGVMNLTPWGGPTARAASALQVDPSHIFVPMILPMVISIGWLFFLAYLYGRYEQKRLGVIELESHHGDNITVSKDPEATRPHLRKVNMVLTIILMIALIKGILPMSVLFMLAFCIAMLINYPDVDMQKKRIAMHADSILAVVGLIFAAGIFTGILSGTGMVEAMSKEFVAMIPTSMGPYLAPITALVSMPLTFFMSNDAFFYGVLPILAEAASHYGISPEAIARASIVGQPVHLLSPLVPSTYLLCGLAKVDFADHQKFTFKWAFITCMVLMGTALVIGVFPLFSAV; from the coding sequence ATGCTGACATTACTTGGTGTTGGCATGATTTTATGCTTCATGTATTTAATCATGTCCAAACGTTTAAGCCCTATTATTGCTTTAATTCTTATCCCATTTATTTTTTCTCTTATTGCCTGGGGTCTTGGTCATTACTTTGAAAGCTTAAGTCATATTGAGCTCAAAGGCCTCAGTGAAATGATGCTAGAAGGCATCAAAAAACTTGCGCCTACTGGCGTAATGCTATTATTTGCAATTTTATATTTTGCCTTAATGATCGATGCAGGTCTTTTCGATCCACCGGTTAAATGGATTTTGAAAAAAGTTAAGGGTGATCCTTTAAAAATTACATTAGGGACTGTTTTTTTAACTACATTAGTGTCTCTTGATGGCGATGGCTCAACCACTTATATGATTTGTGTGGCTGCTATGCTACCGCTTTATCAGCGCCTAGGTATGAATACACTTATTATGACAGCACTCATGCTGCTATGTAGTGGTGTAATGAACCTAACTCCATGGGGCGGCCCTACTGCCCGTGCAGCAAGTGCTCTTCAAGTTGATCCAAGCCATATTTTTGTACCTATGATTCTTCCTATGGTCATTAGTATTGGCTGGTTATTCTTCTTAGCATATTTATATGGTCGTTATGAGCAAAAACGTTTAGGGGTTATTGAGCTTGAAAGTCATCACGGTGACAACATTACAGTTTCAAAAGATCCTGAAGCGACGCGTCCACATTTACGTAAAGTAAATATGGTGCTCACCATTATTCTTATGATTGCATTGATTAAAGGTATTTTACCGATGTCAGTGTTGTTCATGCTGGCATTCTGTATCGCTATGCTCATCAACTATCCTGATGTTGATATGCAGAAAAAGCGTATCGCTATGCATGCAGATAGCATCTTGGCTGTGGTTGGTTTAATTTTTGCGGCAGGTATTTTTACAGGTATTTTATCTGGCACAGGCATGGTTGAAGCGATGTCTAAAGAATTTGTCGCAATGATTCCTACAAGTATGGGGCCATATCTTGCGCCAATTACCGCTTTAGTGAGCATGCCTTTGACATTCTTTATGTCAAATGACGCGTTCTTCTATGGTGTATTGCCAATTCTTGCTGAAGCCGCTTCACATTATGGTATTAGCCCAGAAGCGATTGCTCGTGCTTCAATCGTAGGTCAACCTGTACACTTATTATCACCACTTGTTCCATCAACTTACTTGTTATGTGGCCTTGCTAAAGTCGATTTTGCAGACCACCAAAAGTTCACTTTTAAGTGGGCATTTATTACTTGTATGGTGTTGATGGGTACAGCTTTAGTGATTGGTGTTTTCCCGCTGTTCAGCGCAGTTTAA
- a CDS encoding hemolysin family protein: MSLFQNIIIIVLLIIAAGFLSLTEIALAGARKVKLKILAEAGEERAQKVLDLQEQSADFFAASQIGLNAVAILGGILGEAAFRPFFVTLVDRFYVGPWSQTIGFALSFTLVTSLFILFADLMPKRLAMIAPEKIAISVINPIQVFIKVCKPLAWGINAIANLLFRLFKVNTTREDNITFDDISAVMDAGAQAGVLQKQEHHFIENVFELEERNVPSSMTTRENVVYFTLNEHEDSIRQKLAEYPYSKFLVCNENIDQVIGYVDAKDFLVRILNNQSPTQLNESTIRNVLIIPDTLTLSELLDRFRSTKEKFAVVINEYALVVGVITLSDIMITVMGDWVTPIEEEQQIIKRDNNSWLIDGSTPIDDLRHALEIDEMPDEENYETLAGFMMYRLRKIPRPADFVEFGGYKFEVVDVDHFKIDQLLVTRVLEKSDLQSPTDEN; encoded by the coding sequence GTGAGTCTCTTTCAAAATATCATTATCATCGTACTGCTCATCATCGCAGCAGGCTTTTTATCTTTAACTGAAATCGCTCTAGCGGGTGCCAGAAAAGTAAAGTTAAAAATTCTAGCCGAAGCTGGCGAAGAACGTGCTCAAAAAGTACTTGATTTACAAGAACAATCTGCAGATTTTTTTGCAGCTTCTCAAATTGGCTTAAATGCTGTTGCAATCTTAGGCGGTATCTTGGGTGAAGCTGCATTTCGTCCTTTTTTCGTCACCTTAGTTGACCGTTTCTACGTAGGACCCTGGTCACAAACGATTGGTTTCGCCCTGTCCTTTACTTTAGTGACATCGCTCTTTATTTTATTTGCCGATCTTATGCCGAAACGTTTGGCTATGATTGCCCCTGAAAAAATTGCAATTAGTGTTATTAACCCTATTCAGGTTTTTATTAAGGTTTGCAAACCTTTAGCTTGGGGAATTAATGCAATTGCGAATCTGTTGTTTCGCTTATTTAAAGTAAATACAACTCGCGAAGACAATATTACCTTTGATGATATTTCAGCAGTTATGGATGCTGGTGCTCAAGCAGGTGTCCTTCAAAAACAAGAACATCATTTTATTGAAAATGTTTTTGAACTCGAAGAACGCAACGTACCATCGAGCATGACGACACGTGAAAATGTAGTTTATTTCACATTAAATGAACATGAAGACAGTATTCGACAAAAATTAGCAGAATATCCTTATTCAAAATTTTTAGTGTGTAATGAAAACATCGATCAGGTTATTGGTTATGTAGATGCTAAAGATTTCCTTGTTCGCATTTTAAATAATCAATCACCGACTCAACTAAATGAATCAACCATACGTAATGTTCTTATTATTCCCGATACGCTAACACTTTCTGAATTACTCGACCGTTTCCGTTCAACAAAAGAAAAATTTGCAGTCGTAATTAATGAATATGCACTTGTTGTAGGTGTTATTACTTTAAGCGATATTATGATTACTGTTATGGGCGATTGGGTAACTCCTATTGAGGAAGAGCAGCAAATTATTAAACGTGATAATAATTCATGGTTAATTGATGGTAGTACACCAATTGATGACCTAAGACACGCTCTAGAAATTGATGAAATGCCAGATGAAGAAAATTACGAAACACTTGCCGGTTTTATGATGTACCGTTTACGTAAAATTCCTCGTCCAGCAGATTTTGTTGAATTCGGAGGTTATAAATTTGAAGTTGTTGACGTAGATCATTTTAAAATTGATCAATTATTAGTAACTCGCGTATTAGAAAAGTCTGATTTACAATCACCAACTGATGAAAATTGA
- a CDS encoding LysR substrate-binding domain-containing protein has product MNLERVDLNLLIYLDVLLREKNVTRAAEQLGVTQPAMSNILRRLRNLFNDPLLIRSSEGMTPTERALELQPRIRDALADLSMILEPRTEFRPYTSNRVFRIMTSDYAEATLVPRLVKALRSEAPNVVLDFLTPSDVSYRDMEQGKVDLAINRFNEIPQSFHQVLVWRDSFSCILNDKHPAVTHLNLKSYLDAQHIWVSKTGMGVGFGVNPDKQGGLGWIDQALERIGQRRKISVFTRHYQMPALLAQNVDLIATLPTRMARLQAQNPKLVIKDPPFYIPEFELKMAWCPLLHHHPAHRWLRQLILFVARQMIEEENREFLTNNSQFSHY; this is encoded by the coding sequence ATGAATCTGGAGCGGGTAGATCTTAATCTATTAATATATCTTGATGTTCTTCTTCGTGAAAAAAACGTTACTCGCGCAGCCGAACAGCTTGGTGTTACTCAACCTGCCATGAGTAATATTTTACGCCGTTTGCGTAATTTATTTAATGACCCTCTCCTGATCCGCTCATCTGAAGGTATGACACCGACAGAACGCGCACTCGAATTACAACCGCGTATTCGTGATGCCCTTGCTGATCTGTCTATGATTTTGGAACCGCGTACCGAATTCCGCCCTTATACAAGTAATCGCGTTTTCCGCATTATGACTTCTGATTATGCTGAAGCCACCCTCGTTCCTCGACTTGTAAAAGCCCTACGCTCTGAAGCTCCAAATGTTGTACTCGATTTTCTTACCCCAAGTGATGTGTCATATAGAGACATGGAACAAGGGAAAGTTGATCTAGCAATCAATCGCTTCAATGAAATTCCACAAAGCTTCCACCAAGTTTTAGTTTGGCGTGATAGTTTTAGCTGTATTTTAAATGACAAACACCCTGCTGTTACTCATTTAAATTTAAAAAGCTATTTAGATGCACAACACATATGGGTATCTAAAACAGGTATGGGTGTTGGTTTTGGTGTAAACCCAGATAAACAAGGTGGCTTGGGCTGGATTGATCAGGCGTTAGAACGTATTGGTCAACGCCGCAAAATCTCTGTCTTTACTCGCCACTATCAAATGCCAGCATTACTTGCTCAAAATGTTGACTTGATTGCCACCCTCCCAACTCGAATGGCGCGTCTTCAAGCACAAAATCCTAAATTAGTGATTAAAGATCCTCCGTTTTATATTCCTGAGTTCGAACTTAAAATGGCATGGTGTCCATTATTACACCATCATCCAGCTCATCGCTGGTTACGCCAACTTATTCTCTTTGTTGCTCGCCAAATGATCGAAGAGGAAAATCGTGAATTCCTAACCAACAATTCACAATTTTCTCACTATTAA